One stretch of Ornithinimicrobium ciconiae DNA includes these proteins:
- a CDS encoding PPOX class F420-dependent oxidoreductase yields the protein MALTDTHLQFLTDHNLASLATLKRDGRPQLSQVGYHFDAGTQTFRISITGTRAKFKNLRRDPRATLMVVGGRWEYLVVDGDASLGEVTSDPHDAAGDALVDLYRTLAGEHPDWEEYRAAMVAEQRLVLSVIATHAYGIVPS from the coding sequence ATGGCCCTCACCGACACGCACCTGCAGTTCCTCACAGACCACAACCTGGCGAGTCTGGCGACCCTCAAACGCGACGGACGTCCGCAGTTGTCCCAGGTGGGCTATCACTTCGACGCCGGGACGCAGACCTTCCGCATCTCGATCACGGGCACCCGGGCGAAGTTCAAGAACCTGCGCCGTGACCCGCGCGCCACCCTGATGGTCGTCGGTGGCCGCTGGGAGTATCTCGTCGTCGATGGTGACGCCAGCCTCGGGGAGGTCACCAGCGACCCGCACGACGCTGCCGGTGATGCGTTGGTCGACCTTTACCGCACCCTGGCGGGGGAACACCCCGACTGGGAGGAGTACCGCGCGGCGATGGTGGCCGAGCAGCGACTGGTGCTCTCGGTCATCGCGACGCACGCCTACGGCATCGTCCCGTCCTGA
- a CDS encoding MOSC domain-containing protein, translated as MSAPRVLSVNIGKAVATDHTSAPRGTTGIDKYAVSSLTVRAPGPKVGGLGSGVVGDHIGDQRFHGGDNKAVYLFAREELDWWEIETGRPLRSGIFGENVTTVDLDVDGLAVGTRLAVGDPDEPEAVLRVAGPRIPCRTFAGHLGERQWIKRFTARGLTGAYCAVEQPGEIWAGRALTVMDVPGHGLTVPQMFRALTGDLELVEQVIAARVLVGEELAQLAESFERRTGRRPA; from the coding sequence ATGAGCGCACCACGTGTCCTGTCCGTCAACATCGGCAAGGCGGTGGCGACCGACCACACGAGCGCACCGAGAGGGACAACAGGGATCGACAAGTATGCCGTCAGCTCGCTGACCGTCCGTGCGCCCGGGCCGAAGGTGGGTGGGCTCGGCAGCGGCGTGGTCGGTGACCACATCGGTGACCAACGGTTCCACGGTGGGGACAACAAGGCGGTCTATCTGTTTGCCCGCGAGGAATTGGACTGGTGGGAGATCGAGACGGGGCGGCCGCTGCGCTCGGGCATCTTCGGGGAGAACGTCACCACCGTCGACCTCGATGTCGACGGGCTGGCCGTGGGGACGCGCCTCGCGGTGGGTGATCCCGATGAGCCCGAGGCGGTGTTGCGGGTCGCCGGACCGCGGATTCCGTGTCGCACCTTTGCCGGCCATCTCGGCGAGCGCCAGTGGATCAAACGGTTCACCGCCCGTGGGCTGACCGGCGCCTACTGTGCTGTCGAGCAACCGGGGGAGATCTGGGCCGGGCGCGCTCTCACGGTGATGGACGTGCCGGGTCATGGGCTGACCGTGCCGCAGATGTTCAGGGCGCTGACCGGAGACCTGGAACTGGTCGAGCAGGTGATCGCCGCGCGGGTGTTGGTGGGGGAGGAGCTCGCGCAGCTGGCGGAGTCCTTCGAGCGTCGCACGGGGCGTCGCCCGGCCTGA
- a CDS encoding HNH endonuclease signature motif containing protein, which yields MDQRERHCSGAEGAPEASAPSAALTADGPMRYLPVIGTGPLPAAGTASSGPLVPDPAPGVPGSETASAVALLAAEAAATTSGHAVPEFLAGAAAMTQMLAGQFPMAVLPEQAIGETVGLAQAMVQAAQSLLVMATSEALTRGLPAATGHSVPDWVGTWAPQIDRSEALSTARLATAHSEPSLEALSHKVTDGTARVGLANQVVRFAQEMTPIADEQSLAAMVTLLTDNIESLTSAQMTLAIREAKLALKKPDDDDSDEEKLTNRRLLRRVGTVAGLAEWQLLLDEEAEGILQAALDPLTKPRPSADEFGHQQHDPRTASQRRADALVEILGRSAATDDSDLPTSGAAKIQVTTNLEALKGLVPGGGIDEHGHHLSPGAIRRLACDADLYPVVLGGPSEPLDVGRLKRLFTPGQRKAVYLRDRHCSFPGCTVPPAWCQIHHVLHWVFGGRTDLLNAAALCQRHHTIVHKYGFTATVTDTGVTWHLPSTFSSNGPLTSAGFS from the coding sequence ATGGATCAGCGGGAGCGGCACTGCAGCGGCGCGGAGGGCGCCCCAGAGGCCTCTGCGCCCAGCGCCGCGCTCACGGCAGACGGCCCGATGCGCTACCTGCCGGTGATCGGGACCGGCCCCCTCCCCGCGGCCGGCACAGCATCGTCCGGGCCACTGGTGCCTGACCCAGCACCAGGAGTGCCCGGATCCGAGACCGCGTCAGCCGTTGCACTGCTGGCCGCTGAGGCCGCGGCCACCACGTCGGGGCATGCCGTGCCGGAGTTTCTCGCCGGCGCGGCTGCAATGACCCAGATGTTGGCCGGGCAGTTCCCGATGGCCGTGCTGCCCGAGCAGGCGATCGGGGAGACCGTGGGGCTGGCACAGGCGATGGTCCAGGCAGCCCAGTCGTTGCTGGTCATGGCCACCAGCGAGGCGCTGACCCGGGGCCTGCCTGCCGCCACCGGCCACTCGGTCCCTGACTGGGTCGGCACGTGGGCCCCGCAGATCGATCGGTCCGAGGCTCTCTCCACCGCGCGCCTGGCCACGGCCCACAGCGAGCCGTCCCTCGAGGCACTCTCCCACAAGGTCACCGACGGCACGGCTCGTGTCGGTTTGGCCAACCAGGTGGTGCGCTTCGCCCAGGAGATGACCCCCATCGCCGATGAGCAGTCCCTGGCCGCGATGGTCACGTTGCTGACCGACAACATCGAGAGCCTCACCAGCGCCCAGATGACCCTGGCCATCCGCGAGGCCAAGCTCGCCCTCAAGAAGCCTGATGACGACGACAGCGACGAGGAAAAGCTGACCAACCGGCGGCTGTTGCGACGCGTCGGGACCGTCGCTGGGCTGGCCGAGTGGCAGTTGCTGCTTGATGAGGAGGCCGAGGGCATCCTGCAGGCCGCGCTGGATCCGTTGACCAAGCCCCGGCCCAGCGCCGACGAGTTCGGCCACCAGCAGCACGACCCCCGCACCGCCTCCCAACGCCGTGCCGACGCCCTGGTCGAGATCCTCGGCCGGTCCGCCGCAACCGACGACTCCGACCTGCCCACCAGTGGCGCTGCCAAGATTCAGGTCACCACCAATCTGGAGGCACTCAAGGGCCTGGTCCCCGGTGGCGGCATCGACGAGCACGGCCATCACCTGTCTCCCGGTGCCATTCGCCGCCTGGCCTGCGATGCCGACCTCTACCCCGTGGTCCTCGGCGGACCCTCGGAGCCGCTGGACGTCGGCCGGCTGAAGCGACTCTTCACGCCGGGACAGCGCAAAGCTGTCTACCTACGAGACCGGCACTGCAGTTTTCCAGGTTGCACCGTCCCACCCGCCTGGTGCCAGATTCACCACGTCCTGCACTGGGTCTTCGGAGGTCGCACCGACCTGCTCAACGCCGCTGCACTCTGCCAACGGCACCACACCATCGTGCACAAGTACGGCTTCACCGCCACTGTCACCGACACCGGTGTCACCTGGCACCTGCCCAGCACCTTCAGCAGCAACGGCCCACTCACGTCAGCCGGCTTCTCCTGA